A DNA window from Phragmites australis chromosome 11, lpPhrAust1.1, whole genome shotgun sequence contains the following coding sequences:
- the LOC133884151 gene encoding NAC domain-containing protein 83-like, translating to MALLPPPRGLPPGLVFYPSDADLLSAYLRRKIAGEPLPAAAAKFFHDADVYAADPDTLTGGYQGAPGSRRKGGYWFFLTHARPKNSSRQVGDGEGAWCSVSEKAGAWDVVDGEGHRVRRSQMFAYKPKNMNGGSSDWYMVEFAAEDQEDYQGRGGEQEQPVLVLCKIYQSLRRVHPWIPLHAPGFVTSGSWTGCSASNEFRVARERNAL from the coding sequence ATGGctctcctcccgccgccgcgtGGCCTGCCGCCAGGTCTCGTCTTCTACCCCTCGGACGCCGACCTGCTCTCGGCGTACCTCCGCCGCAAGATCGCGGGCGAGccgctccccgccgccgccgccaagttCTTCCACGACGCCGACGTCTACGCCGCCGACCCTGACACTCTCACGGGGGGCTACCAGGGAGCGCCGGGGAGCAGGCGCAAGGGAGGTTATTGGTTCTTCCTCACCCACGCGAGGCCCAAGAACAGCAGCCGGCAGGTCGGGGACGGCGAGGGCGCGTGGTGCTCCGTCTCCGAGAAGGCCGGCGCCTGGGACGTGGTCGACGGCGAGGGCCACCGCGTCAGGCGCAGCCAGATGTTCGCGTACAAGCCCAAGAACATGAACGGCGGGAGCTCCGACTGGTACATGGTGGAGTTTGCCGCCGAGGATCAAGAAGATTACCAGGGCCGTGGCGGCGAACAAGAACAGCCCGTGCTGGTTCTTTGCAAGATCTACCAGTCGCTTCGCCGCGTCCATCCATGGATTCCACTGCATGCGCCAGGTTTCGTGACCTCTGGTTCTTGGACAGGGTGCAGCGCCAGCAATGAGTTTCGTGTCGCGCGCGAACGGAACGCCCTATGA
- the LOC133885433 gene encoding CRC domain-containing protein TSO1-like, protein MEATPISVKPPAAASAAMEPRESPPPATGASEAEPCSINQLVLPPEPKRQKVEETADGNGCKHCACKKSRCLKLYCPCFAGGGYCSEKCGCQPCFNKDAYAEAVQTTRKVLLSRQKRMSLKINRRSEANAEAMEDAHHSSSSTPPRRGCNCKKSSCLKKYCDCYQEGTGCSLFCRCGDCQNPFGKNEGIMAEDSKRYLYTGADLDHSEGEHDFVVERSPRIQSPISKDSSFHQTPPHIRASSRDAHVFLQAVSQCQALPRSWHCSKRNSNDRVMDDSANYKNSNHDWQLSKQEDNYSISKCVQILNGMVELSQVEKSVAPDVFLQPGNREIFISLGGDVRALWLKRKIQHLT, encoded by the exons ATGGAGGCCACCCCGATCTCCGTGAAGCCGCCGGCGGCAGCGTCGGCGGCCATGGAGCCCCGGGAATCTCCGCCGCCTGCCACCGGAGCGTCTGAGGCGGAGCCGTGCAGCATAAACCAGCTCGTGCTCCCTCCGGAGCCCAAGAG GcagaaggtggaggagactgcggatgggaaCGGGTGCAAGCATTGCGCCTGCAAGAAGTCCAGATGCTTGAAGCT CTATTGCCCATGTTTTGCTGGAGGTGGTTATTGTTCTGAAAAGTGTGGATGCCAACCATGTTTCAACAAAGATGCCTATGCAGAAGCAGTTCAGACTACGCGCAAGGTGTTACTATCAAGACAGAAGCGTATGTCACTGAAAATTAATAGGAGATCTGAGGCTAATGCTGAAGCTATG GAAGATGCTCaccattcttcttcttcaactccaccaaGGAGAGGTTGCAACTGCAAGAAATCAAGTTGCCTAAAGAAATACTGTGATTGCTACCAG gAAGGGACCGGTTGCTCCTTGTTTTGCCGTTGTGGAGATTGCCAAAATCCTTTTGGGAAAAATG AAGGTATAATGGCTGAGGATAGTAAGCGCTACCTGTACACTGGTGCAGATTTGGATCATAGTGAGGGTGAACATGACTTTGTTGTGGAGCGTTCACCTCGTATACAGTCACCTATCTCCAAGGATTCTTCTTTCCACCAAACCCCACCTCATATCAGAGCCTCAAGTAGAGACGCACATGTATTCCTGCAGGCAGTGTCGCAGTGTCAGGCACTGCCTCGCTCATGGCATTGTTCCAAGAGGAACAGCAACGACCGAGTGATGGATGATTCTGCAAACTACAAAAATTCAAATCATGACTGGCAACTATCGAAGCAAGAAGACAACTACAGCATATCAAAATGCGTTCAGATCCTGAACGGCATGGTGGAGCTGTCGCAGGTGGAGAAATCAGTCGCCCCTGATGTCTTCCTACAGCCTGGCAACCGGGAGATATTCATCTCGCTCGGTGGCGACGTGCGGGCCCTGTGGCTGAAGCGCAAGATCCAGCACCTGACTTAG
- the LOC133884880 gene encoding multisubstrate pseudouridine synthase 7-like — MARSSSLSEAEAGISCFASSLPGFRGVLKHRYSDFIVHEVARDGALVRLTSFDLPTECVDVKEEEKAAPSADADHSQALESLGALCGDADCDALRGLLQRVAAGGDGDVSPIILSADADKAHRSAVHNFFKKNFKFLVTDTVEHSDGVQRCIRVRLGSGAGGGRGGGGRGRKRKNMGGSDWRDDRPFDSRGSSNWSDHVGKFLRFHLYKENKDTQEALGVIGKMLGLQSRSFGFAGTKDKRAVTSQQVTVFKVQANRLTALNNRLFGIKVGNFCYVKEGLVLGQLMGNRFTITLRGVVAESEDIIKTAVDGLGKNGFINYYGLQRFGSGSVPTHLVGAALLRGEWKTAVNLILDPREGERDDINEVRKHYKEHGDIDKALRNFPRHLVAERAILQCLKKCPGNYLQALKGIPRTLRMMYVHSYQSYLWNHAASMRVEKYGISQVVEGDLVYNKECPRGEATSVDTLEADNGHTNSSEIDLCSEAQPEETIQLVKIADSEDLLKEIYTFDDVVLPLPGSQALLPGNEVAEIYHEMARKDGISLTENAHGVKEFSITSMKGGYRRVFQRPSDFEWELMTYTDDSSSLAETDLDILSGTKPTEANELVSSGISDHQSQDKLERPSDTSMPTIGSSVLENKPVGSPETLPTKLAIKLAFTLPASSYATMAIRELLKTSTSVAYQKTLNC; from the exons ATGGCGCGCTCGAGCTCGCTCTCCGAGGCGGAGGCGGGCATCTCCTGCtttgcctcctccctccccggcTTCCGCGGCGTCCTCAAGCACCGCTACTCCGACTTCATCGTCCACGAGGTCGCCCGCGACGGCGCCCTCGTCCGCCTCACCTCCTTCGATCTCCCCACCGAG TGCGTGgatgtgaaggaggaggagaaggcggcgcCCTCGGCCGACGCGGACCACTCGCAGGCCCTCGAGTCGCTCGGTGCGCTCTGCGGCGACGCAGACTGCGATGCGTTGAGGGGGCTCCTCCAGAGGGTGGCGGCCGGGGGTGACGGTGATGTCTCGCCGATCATTCTCTCTGCTGACGCTGACAAGGCTCACCGATCG GCGGTGCATAACTTCTTTAAGAAGAACTTCAAGTTCCTTGTCACGGACACGGTGGAACACAGCGATGGGGTTCAGAGGTGCATCAGGGTGCGGTTGGGGTCGGGAGCAGGTGGTGGGAGGGGTGGTGgcgggagagggaggaagaggaagaacatgGGCGGTTCTGATTGGAGAGATGACAGGCCATTCGATAGCAGAGGGTCAAGTAATTGGTCAGATCATGTCGGGAAGTTCCTGAG GTTTCACCTTTACAAAGAGAACAAGGACACACAAGAAGCATTAGGTGTAATAGGAAAAATGTTAGGACTTCAG TCACGTTCATTTGGATTTGCAGGGACAAAGGATAAACGTGCTGTTACTTCACAGCAG GTAACTGTTTTCAAGGTGCAAGCCAATAGATTGACTGCTCTTAATAATCGGCTATTTGGGATTAAAGTTGGAAATTTCTG TTATGTGAAGGAGGGACTTGTTCTTGGTCAACTCATGGGAAATCGATTTACAATTACTCTGAg GGGTGTCGTTGCAGAATCCGAAGACATAATAAAAACTGCTGTTGATGGCTTAGGAAAGAATGGATTTATCAACTACTATGGTTTGCAG CGTTTTGGAAGTGGTTCGGTACCAACACACCTTGTTGGGGCTGCTTTGCTTAGAGGAGAGTGGAAGACTGCTGTAAACTTGATTCTTGATCCAAGGGAAGGAG AGCGTGATGACATAAATGAGGTACGCAAACATTACAAGGAACATGGTGACATTGATAAGGCATTGAGGAACTTCCCTCGACACCTTGTAGCTGAGAGGGCTATT CTTCAATGTTTGAAGAAATGCCCTGGTAACTATCTACAAGCACTAAAGGGTATACCAAGAACATTAAGAATGAT GTACGTACATAGTTACCAAAGTTACCTGTGGAATCATGCTGCCAGCATGAGAGTGGAAAAGTATG GCATTTCACAGGTTGTAGAAGGTGACTTAGTTTATAACAAAGAATGCCCTCGTGGAGAAGCAACTTCAGTAGATACATTGGAAGCTGATAATGGCCATACAAATTCATCTGAGATTGATCTATGTTCTGAAGCACAACCAGAAGAAACTATCCAGCTTGTGAAG ATAGCTGATTCTGAAGATTTATTAAAAGAGATATACACATTTGATGATGTTGTCCTTCCTTTGCCTGG TTCACAAGCATTGCTTCCTGGGAATGAAGTTGCTGAGATTTACCATGAAATGGCTAGAAAG GATGGCATTAGCTTAACGGAGAATGCTCATGGTGTCAA GGAGTTCTCAATCACAAGCATGAAAGGAGGTTACCGTCGGGTGTTCCAGCGGCCTAGTGATTTTGAGTG GGAACTCATGACTTACACGGATGACAGTTCATCTTTAGCAGAAACTGATTTGGATATTCTGTCCGGAACCAAGCCTACAGAAGCAAATGAGCTTGTTTCTAGTGGGATTTCTGACCACCAGTCACAGGATAAGTTGGAAAGGCCTTCAGATACATCCATGCCAACTATTGGAAGTAGCGTCCTAGAAAATAAGCCTGTTGGCAGCCCAGAAACACTACCAACAAAATTGGCCATAAAACTAGCATTTACTTTACCAGCATCATCTTATGCTACAATGGCTATTAGGGAGCTGCTGAAGACTTCGACCTCA GTTGCATATCAGAAAACTCTCAACTGCTAA
- the LOC133885609 gene encoding NADH dehydrogenase [ubiquinone] flavoprotein 2, mitochondrial-like, whose translation MLDCSCLSDAARPARLFSYGPTPRKAAGHTPIPTTTSSLASPAGNATMLPPAARLAARRLLGLASASVSEAAARRLAPSPIAAAGYTAARGSVSRPFSTALNYHLDSPDNNPDMKWEFSEANMKKVKEILSHYPSNYKQSGIIPLLDLAQQQHGGWVPVAAMDAIAKIVEVAPIRVYEVATFYTMFNRAKVGKYHLLVCGTTPCMIRGSREIEETLLNHLGVKRNELTSDGLFSVGEMECMGCCVNAPMIAVADYSKGSEGYTYNYYEDLTPKRVVEIVEMLRRGETPPRGTQHPERKNCGPAGGTTTLHGEPKPPPCRDLDAC comes from the exons ATGCTCGATTGCTCATGTCTTAGCGACGCAGCGAGACCGGCTCGCCTCTTCTCCTACGGTCCTACTCCTCGCAAGGCGGCCGGCCACACGCCGATACCCACCACCACCAGCTCCCTCGCCTCCCCCGCCGGCAACGCCACCATGCTGCCGCCGGCCGCCCGCCTCGcggcccgccgcctcctcggccTCGCTTCCGCCTCCGTATCAgaagccgccgcccgccgcctgGCTCCGTCTCCG ATCGCCGCAGCTGGGTACACCGCTGCTAGGGGCTCCGTCTCCAGGCCCTTCTCCACGGCGCTTAACTAC CACCTTGATTCTCCTGATAACAACCCGGACATGAAGTGGGAGTTCTCGGAGGCGAACATGAAGAAG GTCAAGGAGATACTGTCTCACTATCCAAGCAACTACAAGCAATCAGGTATTATTCCGCTGCTTGATCTTGCGCAGCAGCAGCATGGTGGATGGGTGCCAGTTGCAGCAATGGATGCT ATTGCTAAAATAGTTGAAGTTGCACCAATCAGGGTCTATGAAGTTGCTACATTTTACACAATGTTTAATCGAGCTAAG GTGGGTAAATATCACCTTTTGGTGTGTGGAACAACACCTTGTATGATTCGTGGTTCACGTGAAATCGAAGAAACCTTATTAAACCACCTTGGAGTTAAACGGAATG AGTTGACCAGCGATGGTTTATTTTCTGTTGGAGAAATGGAGTGCATG GGTTGCTGTGTGAATGCTCCCATGATTGCCGTGGCTGACTACTCGAAAGGTTCAGAAGGTTACACATACAATTATTAT GAGGACCTCACTCCAAAACGAGTTGTTGAGATTGTTGAGATGCTGAGAAGAGGGGAAACCCCCCCT CGAGGTACACAGCACCCAGAGCGGAAAAACTGTGGCCCTGCTGGAGGGACCACCACCTTGCACGGAGAGCCGAAGCCACCTCCATGCAGGGATCTAGATGCCTGCTAG